The Pedobacter mucosus genome window below encodes:
- a CDS encoding DUF4834 family protein codes for MALVKFIFITILVIWIIRMLIRLILPMLFSSVASKMQSQATGQQQQQRKPTKPEGSISIDYMPPKPDQGKTDKLGDFVDYEEVK; via the coding sequence ATGGCATTAGTAAAATTCATATTCATCACCATATTGGTCATCTGGATTATCAGAATGTTAATCCGTTTGATATTGCCGATGTTATTTAGCAGCGTAGCCAGTAAAATGCAATCGCAAGCTACTGGTCAGCAGCAACAACAGCGTAAACCAACAAAACCAGAAGGATCTATTTCTATTGATTACATGCCGCCAAAGCCAGATCAGGGTAAAACGGATAAACTTGGTGATTTTGTAGATTACGAAGAAGTAAAATAA
- a CDS encoding YwbE family protein, which produces MDGQNRKDIYPGLEVGIILKKDQRSGNVTYGVVKDLLTSSAFHSRGIKVRLEDGEVGRVTEIVEE; this is translated from the coding sequence ATGGACGGGCAGAATAGAAAAGATATATATCCAGGCTTAGAAGTTGGCATTATTTTAAAGAAAGACCAACGATCTGGAAACGTAACTTATGGTGTTGTGAAAGACTTATTAACCTCATCTGCTTTTCATTCCAGAGGGATTAAAGTAAGGCTTGAAGATGGAGAAGTAGGTAGAGTTACAGAAATCGTTGAAGAGTAA
- the uvrB gene encoding excinuclease ABC subunit UvrB: protein MKFKITSEYKPTGDQPSAIKQLVDGVNANENYQTLLGVTGSGKTFTVANVIEQTQKPTLILSHNKTLAAQLYGEFKNFFPENSVNYFVSYYDYYQPEAFIASSNTYIEKDLSINEEIEKLRLRTTSSLMSGRRDVIVVSSISCIYGMGNPEDFSRMVFRFAVGLRISRNAFLHSLVEIMYARTTTDFKRGTFRVKGDTVDIFPAYLDHAYRISFFGDDIEELSAIDPVSGKTIEKLENMAVYPANLFVTPKDRFNSSIWGIQEELEIRKNQLLADRHLLEAKRLEERTNFDIEMMKELGYCSGIENYSRFFDGRSPGMRPFCLLDYFPDDYLMVIDESHVTVPQIRAMYGGDRSRKLSLVEYGFRLPAALDNRPLNFNEFEALAPQTIYVSATPAEYELEKSEGVVVEQVIRPTGLLDPIIEIRPAINQVDDLLEQIDVTIKEGGRILVTTLTKRMAEELTKYMDRLNIKTRYIHSEIKTLERVEILRGLRLGEFDVLIGINLLREGLDLPEVTLVAILDADKEGFLRSEKSLIQTIGRAARNDKGRVIMYADNITDSMEKTISETNRRRDIQIAYNLEHGITPKTVGKSREAILEQTSVLDFSQKAIDNKARAYVENAEISIAADPIVQYMGKNELQKAIDNTRKEMQKAAKDMDFLQAAKTRDEMFALEKMFAEKFGK, encoded by the coding sequence GAATATAAACCAACCGGAGATCAACCTAGCGCTATAAAACAGTTGGTTGATGGCGTAAATGCCAATGAAAACTATCAAACTTTATTAGGCGTTACTGGTTCTGGTAAAACTTTTACGGTAGCAAATGTTATTGAACAAACTCAAAAACCAACGCTAATTTTAAGTCATAATAAAACATTAGCAGCGCAACTTTACGGAGAGTTTAAAAATTTCTTTCCTGAGAATTCTGTAAATTATTTCGTTTCTTATTACGATTATTACCAGCCTGAAGCCTTTATTGCTTCTAGCAATACCTACATAGAAAAAGATTTAAGTATTAACGAAGAAATAGAAAAACTTCGTTTGCGCACCACTTCTTCGTTGATGAGCGGTAGAAGAGACGTAATTGTTGTTTCATCCATTTCATGCATTTATGGTATGGGAAATCCTGAAGATTTCTCTCGTATGGTTTTCCGCTTCGCCGTTGGATTAAGGATTTCCAGGAATGCCTTTTTACATAGTTTGGTCGAAATTATGTACGCTAGAACAACTACTGATTTTAAACGCGGAACTTTCCGAGTTAAGGGCGATACTGTTGACATCTTTCCAGCTTATTTAGATCATGCTTACCGCATTTCGTTTTTTGGCGATGATATTGAAGAGCTTTCTGCAATAGATCCTGTTTCTGGTAAAACCATTGAGAAACTTGAAAATATGGCGGTTTATCCAGCAAATCTATTCGTTACGCCAAAAGATCGCTTTAATTCTTCTATCTGGGGCATTCAAGAGGAATTGGAAATTCGCAAAAACCAACTTCTTGCAGATCGCCATTTGTTAGAGGCGAAACGCTTGGAAGAGCGAACCAACTTCGATATCGAAATGATGAAAGAATTAGGCTACTGCTCAGGTATTGAAAATTACTCTCGCTTTTTTGATGGTAGAAGTCCAGGGATGCGTCCTTTCTGTTTGCTGGATTATTTCCCTGATGATTATTTAATGGTAATTGATGAAAGTCATGTTACGGTTCCTCAAATCAGGGCCATGTACGGGGGCGATAGATCCAGAAAATTATCCTTAGTAGAATATGGATTTCGTTTACCTGCTGCGCTTGATAATAGGCCATTAAATTTTAATGAATTCGAAGCTTTAGCACCGCAAACCATTTATGTTAGTGCAACACCAGCCGAATATGAATTGGAAAAATCGGAAGGTGTAGTGGTAGAACAGGTAATTCGTCCGACAGGTTTGTTGGATCCAATAATAGAAATTCGCCCTGCCATTAACCAAGTTGATGATTTATTGGAGCAAATAGACGTTACCATTAAAGAAGGCGGACGAATTTTAGTAACTACTTTAACCAAACGGATGGCAGAGGAACTTACTAAATACATGGATCGTTTAAATATTAAAACCCGTTATATTCACTCAGAAATTAAAACGTTGGAGCGTGTGGAAATACTTCGTGGCTTACGTTTAGGTGAATTTGATGTTTTAATCGGGATCAATTTACTTCGTGAGGGACTAGATTTACCAGAAGTTACTTTAGTTGCTATTTTAGACGCCGATAAGGAAGGCTTTTTACGTTCAGAAAAATCGCTGATTCAAACAATTGGTAGGGCAGCCCGTAATGATAAAGGTCGCGTAATTATGTATGCAGATAACATTACAGATAGTATGGAAAAAACCATTTCTGAAACGAATCGACGCAGAGATATTCAAATTGCTTACAATTTGGAACATGGTATTACGCCAAAAACGGTAGGTAAATCTCGCGAAGCAATTTTAGAACAAACTTCCGTACTCGATTTCTCGCAAAAAGCAATTGATAATAAAGCAAGGGCTTATGTTGAAAATGCAGAAATTAGTATTGCCGCAGATCCGATAGTACAATATATGGGTAAAAATGAGTTGCAAAAAGCAATTGATAATACCCGTAAAGAGATGCAAAAAGCAGCTAAAGACATGGACTTTCTTCAAGCAGCAAAAACACGGGATGAAATGTTTGCACTTGAAAAAATGTTTGCAGAGAAATTTGGTAAGTAA